Proteins encoded together in one Zonotrichia leucophrys gambelii isolate GWCS_2022_RI chromosome 1, RI_Zleu_2.0, whole genome shotgun sequence window:
- the CASP2 gene encoding caspase-2 has protein sequence MLAACGMQRCHQEALKKNRVMLAKQLVLNVLVEHMVEKDIITTEMVEMIQAKSGSFDRNVEFLNLLPKRGPNAFSAFCEALRETHQQHLEAMILKTMSNLSHEIARLEHCHESDLPYPVSESCNSKRPRWLEPVEHSLDNGDGPSIPPVKCCTPEFYHNHQHLAYKLTSEPRGLALILSNVRFSSEKDLEYRAGGDVDCASLEMLFRHLGYRVTVCHDQTAQEMQNALERFSKLRDHRDVDSCIIALLSHGVEGGVYGSDGKLLLLQEAFRLFDNANCPNLQNKPKMFFIQACRGDELDRGVDQRDGKGRSDSPGCEESDANKEESLKLRLPTCSDMICGYACLKGTAAMRNTKRGSWYVEALTSVFAEDSRHTHVADMLVKVNRQIKQREGYAPGTEFHRCKEMSEYCSTLCRDLYLFPGYLPGK, from the exons ATGCTGGCGGCGTGCGGCATGCAGCGCTGCCACCAAGAAGCTCTCAAGAAGAACCGGGTGATGCTGGCCAAGCAGCTGGTGTTGAATGTGCTGGTGGAGCACATGGTGGAGAAAGACATCATCACCACGGAGATGGTGGAAATGATACAG GCCAAGTCTGGGAGCTTCGACCGGAATGTGGAATTCCTCAATTTGCTGCCCAAGAGAGGCCCTAATGCCTTCTCAGCCTTCTGTGAAGCTCTGAGAGAaacccaccagcagcacctggaggcaATGATCCTGAAGACAATGTCCAACCTGAGCCATGAGATTGCAAGG CTTGAACACTGTCATGAGTCAGATCTTCCATACCCTGTCAGTGAGTCCTGTAATTCAAAGAGACCCCGTTGGCTTG AACCAGTAGAGCATTCCTTGGATAATGGAGATGGTCCTTCAATTCCTCCAGTGAAGTGTTGCACTCCTGAATTTTATCACAATCATCAGCACTTG GCATACAAGCTGACATCAGAGCCACGAGGCTTAGCGCTGATCCTCAGCAATGTCCGCTTCAGCAGCGAGAAGGACCTGGAATATCGTGCCGGGGGAGACGTGGACTGCGCTTCCCTGGAGATGCTCTTCAGGCACCTCGGCTACCGAGTCACTGTCTGCCATGATCAAACTGCACAG GAGATGCAGAATGCATTGGAGCGATTCTCCAAGCTGCGAGATCATCGAGATGTGGATTCCTGCATTATTGCTCTGCTTTCCCATGGTGTGGAGGGTGGGGTTTATGGCAGTGATGGCAAACTACTACTG tTGCAGGAGGCTTTCCGGCTCTTTGATAATGCAAACTGCCCAAATCTCCAGAATAAGCCCAAAATGTTCTTTATTCAGGCCTGCCGGGGAG ATGAGTTGGACCGGGGAGTGGATCAAAGAGATGGCAAAGGAAGGTCGGATTCTCCAGGCTGTGAGGAAAGCGACGCGAACAAGGAAGAAAGCCTGAAGCTGCGGCTGCCCACGTGCTCGGATATGATCTGTGGATATGCTTGTCTGAAAG GCACGGCGGCCATGCGGAACACCAAGCGCGGCTCCTGGTACGTGGAGGCTCTCAcctctgtgtttgcagaggaCTCCCGACACACCCACGTGGCTGACATGCTGGTGAAG GTGAATAGGCAAATCAAGCAACGAGAAGGTTATGCCCCAGGCACGGAATTCCACCGCTGCAAGGAAATGTCAGAATATTGTAGCACGCTCTGTCGGGACCTTTACCTGTTTCCTGGCTATCTACCAGGAAAATAA
- the TMEM139 gene encoding transmembrane protein 139 yields MPICSQVPATTIPSAMLLETRWKNIRQTLLLLFTAALLIGVTMLAISSNINPVGYFFLGVGGVCLVGYLLSVFVECYLRNQHRRDANEIPPNRQSQAGVNAAYEAPTYEEVMTMSAPAPAIWTITSNPGSVPSPLNEPPPYNVVIESSAQQGMMVEALRGPVPADTVHPSDTDTGSRTQLQLVLPPRLQRFVSDIHEDKDLEERFEPLEPLTPPPPYETAISDEVFADAHQPSVLGLTSPSMNTEPNPHSNTGCS; encoded by the exons ATGCCCATCTGCTCTCAAGTGCCTGCCACCACCATCCCTTCTGCCATGTTGTTAGAGACACGCTGGAAGAACATCCGCCAAACCTTGCTGCTTCTGTTCACCGCTGCTCTTCTCATCGGGGTCACCATGCTGGCCATCTCCTCTAACATTAACCCAGTGGGCTATTTCTTCCTTGGGGTAGGGGGAGTGTGCCTGGTCGGCTACTTGCTGAGTGTGTTTGTTGAGTGTTACCTGAGGAATCAACACCGGCGTGACGCAAATGAAATACCTCCAAACAGGCAAAGCCAAGCAGG GGTGAATGCCGCCTATGAAGCGCCCACCTACGAGGAGGTGATGACCATgtcagctccagcaccagcaaTATGGACAATCACATCCAACCCAGGCTCCGTGCCCTCGCCGCTGAACGAGCCTCCCCCGTACAACGTCGTCATTGAGTCCTCTGCCCAACAGGGGATGATGGTGGAGGCTCTGCGGGGGCCAGTGCCAGCAGACACAGTGCACCCCTCTGACACTGACACGGGCTCCAGGAcgcagctgcagctggtgctgcccccGAGACTGCAGCGGTTTGTTTCGGACATCCATGAGGACAAGGACCTTGAAGAAAGGTTTGAACCACTGGAGCCACTCACCCCACCACCTCCTTACGAGACTGCCATCAGTGATGAGGTCTTTGCAGATGCTCACCAGCCCTCTGTGTTAGGACTGACTTCCCCTTCCATGAATACAGAGCCAAACCCTCACTCCAATACAGGATGTTCCTAG